In Candidatus Eremiobacteraceae bacterium, the sequence TATAGGGCGTACGCTTCGGCGCGGCGCGCGGATGATTAGGGGCGTGGAAATGCTGGGGCGGAAGGACTCGAACCTTCGAATGCCAGCTCCAAAGGCTGGTGCCTTACCAACTTGGCGACGCCCCAACGCGCGCTCGCAGGAGCGCCTTCTACGTCAGACGGCTCGATTCCCAGATTATTGGACGAGGCGGCGCGCGCCGAGGTACCGGCTCGCGTAATAGTTCATGCTGAGCGCGTCGATGACGACGCCGCGGGTCGAAGCGTGGATGAACTTTCCATTGCCGAGATAGATACCGACGTGCGACGCGCCGCTCGTATAGGTCTCAAAGAACACCAGATCGCCCGGCATGAGCACCTGCATCGCGATGCGGTGCCCGACGCTGAACTGCTCGTCGGCCATGCGCGGCAGCTCGATACCGTTCTTGGCGAACACCACTTGCACGAAGCCTGAGCAATCGACGCCTGCGAAACTGGTGCCGCCCCACATGTAGGGCACGCCGAGATAGCGCATCGCAGTCTGCGTGATCCGCGAATCCAGCGCCAACATGCGCTGCGCGATGTCAAAGGGCTCTGCACCTGGGAGGTGCGGC encodes:
- a CDS encoding NlpC/P60 family protein produces the protein LLLAAAPAAADSITHTVSSGETLSGIADRFGVSLSALEVTNHLTDTSLLQLGQQIVVPVHIHHPSTVAAHKPHGNPTKHGSEKPAVVAAALTGARVGAMHSAATMAKLAASQALWAATHVGSIPPHLPGAEPFDIAQRMLALDSRITQTAMRYLGVPYMWGGTSFAGVDCSGFVQVVFAKNGIELPRMADEQFSVGHRIAMQVLMPGDLVFFETYTSGASHVGIYLGNGKFIHASTRGVVIDALSMNYYASRYLGARRLVQ